One window of Gemmatimonas aurantiaca genomic DNA carries:
- a CDS encoding nucleoside triphosphate pyrophosphohydrolase family protein — MNLDEYQQLAARTLGRDRTHEQQLANAALGLTGEAGEVAEVIKKHLFHATPLDRDALAKELGDCLWYIGAFATVLDMSLADIAQRNIDKLRKRYPEGFDPERSRNRTE; from the coding sequence ATGAACCTCGACGAGTATCAGCAACTCGCGGCGCGTACGCTGGGGCGCGACCGCACGCATGAACAGCAGCTGGCCAATGCGGCGCTGGGATTGACGGGAGAAGCGGGTGAAGTGGCGGAGGTGATCAAGAAACATCTCTTCCACGCCACGCCGCTCGACCGGGATGCGCTGGCCAAGGAGCTGGGCGACTGCCTCTGGTACATCGGGGCGTTCGCCACCGTGCTCGACATGTCGCTCGCGGACATCGCACAGCGCAATATCGACAAGCTGCGCAAGCGGTATCCGGAAGGCTTCGACCCCGAGCGCAGTCGCAACCGGACGGAATGA
- a CDS encoding HDOD domain-containing protein: protein MKDVVIRVTLNQIGSLATLPDVAIRIMRIAENPAATEEMVHDVLTTDPSLAARVLKVVNSAFYRRQREVSTPRAAIRLLGIGAIRNIALAASLHRLFRGRRGIPGFDPADLWAHSVAVGTAARAISLRTGVGLPEEAMLAGLLHDIGVIVAMQAWLPEFSRVIRRVGTPGAPSFRALELEEIGATHEQFGGALCEAWHFPESLALACRHHHDFTTLSGDAQRWSALVHVADALAARLEIGFVHSVEGDAPRAQALTLLGLDQLELEALLDELHRELPQATTLLAA from the coding sequence ATGAAAGACGTCGTTATTCGCGTCACACTGAACCAGATCGGTTCGCTGGCCACCCTGCCGGATGTGGCCATCCGGATCATGCGGATTGCCGAGAATCCCGCGGCGACTGAGGAGATGGTGCATGATGTGCTCACCACCGATCCGTCGCTGGCCGCGCGGGTGCTGAAGGTGGTGAACTCCGCGTTCTATCGGCGACAGCGGGAGGTCTCCACACCCCGGGCGGCCATCCGGCTCCTGGGCATCGGCGCCATCCGGAACATCGCGCTGGCGGCCAGTCTCCATCGGCTGTTCCGCGGACGTCGCGGCATTCCGGGATTCGACCCCGCGGACCTGTGGGCGCACAGTGTGGCCGTGGGGACGGCCGCACGCGCCATTTCGCTGCGGACAGGAGTCGGTCTGCCCGAAGAAGCGATGCTGGCCGGCCTGCTGCACGACATCGGGGTCATCGTGGCCATGCAGGCCTGGTTGCCGGAATTCTCGAGGGTGATCCGGCGTGTCGGCACACCGGGCGCTCCATCGTTTCGCGCGCTCGAACTCGAGGAGATCGGTGCGACGCACGAACAGTTCGGCGGCGCCCTCTGTGAAGCCTGGCACTTCCCCGAGTCGCTGGCGCTGGCGTGCCGGCATCACCACGATTTCACGACTCTGTCCGGCGACGCGCAGCGGTGGAGCGCATTGGTGCATGTGGCCGACGCGCTGGCTGCCCGCCTGGAGATCGGCTTCGTCCACAGTGTGGAGGGGGATGCTCCGCGGGCGCAGGCACTGACCCTGCTCGGGCTCGATCAGCTCGAACTCGAAGCGTTGCTCGACGAACTGCATCGGGAACTGCCGCAGGCGACCACGTTGCTGGCCGCGTGA
- a CDS encoding EAL domain-containing protein gives MTMERRRNDWNRIMQEPARVLLIDDDRDIHALVEAMLRPLGVQFASAVDAGSGIEAAVAMCPDLILLDQELPDATGVETLPRLRLHPSLSEVPVIVITASERREVLAACFEAGASDYIRKPFFGAELRARIQSLIERRRMLDDLGRAAHIDPLTGLPNRALLQWRLQRAIDRARHDPDAAFALMFIDFDRFKLINDSLGHAVGDLLLTELAQRLRNNLRVQDSVAREVAGPTVARLGGDEFIVILDGVPDADAAATVADRLIELIELPFHLEQHIVRSSASIGIVHSNGGYEEAADMLRDADIAMYEAKSRGKGCHALFSHEMRDAVRYRMQLENALREAIGTEQMYLAYQPIVSLEDRRLESVEVLLRWKHPELGTIPPSEFIPIAEETRLILPLSDIVLREACRQFMAWQREAPELAPRYLSVNLSRVQLADAQVAARTFAILEEAGMPPECLQLEVTESHIMQQRSMATDLLAQFKAHGLRLAMDDFGTGYSSLSCLQEYPFDVLKVDRTLTENISRGRGYSALLHAVMSLADNLGLEVVAEGIERVEQLVLLQALGYTYGQGYLLARPLRADALVAWWNANASSREAA, from the coding sequence ATGACGATGGAACGACGACGCAACGACTGGAACCGGATCATGCAGGAGCCGGCACGTGTCCTGCTGATCGACGACGACCGGGATATCCACGCGCTCGTCGAAGCCATGCTCCGGCCGCTCGGCGTGCAGTTCGCCAGTGCCGTCGATGCCGGCAGCGGTATCGAGGCGGCCGTGGCGATGTGCCCCGATCTCATTCTGCTCGATCAGGAACTGCCCGACGCCACCGGCGTGGAGACCCTGCCGCGCTTGCGGCTGCATCCGTCGCTTTCCGAGGTGCCGGTCATCGTCATCACTGCCAGCGAACGCCGCGAGGTGCTCGCGGCCTGCTTCGAGGCAGGGGCATCGGACTACATCCGCAAGCCGTTTTTCGGCGCCGAGCTGCGGGCGCGCATACAGTCGCTCATCGAACGGCGGCGTATGCTCGACGATCTCGGACGGGCGGCACATATCGATCCGCTGACCGGACTGCCCAACCGGGCCCTGCTGCAATGGCGCCTGCAGCGGGCGATCGACCGGGCGCGGCATGACCCCGATGCCGCGTTCGCGCTGATGTTCATCGATTTCGATCGGTTCAAGCTCATCAACGACAGCCTGGGACATGCCGTCGGTGATCTGCTGCTGACCGAACTCGCGCAGCGGTTGCGCAACAATCTGCGGGTGCAGGACAGTGTCGCGCGTGAAGTGGCCGGTCCGACCGTGGCCCGGCTGGGTGGTGACGAATTCATCGTCATTCTCGACGGGGTCCCCGATGCCGACGCGGCGGCGACGGTGGCCGACCGTCTGATCGAACTCATCGAATTGCCTTTCCATCTCGAGCAGCACATCGTGCGCTCCAGTGCGAGCATCGGCATCGTGCACAGCAACGGCGGGTACGAAGAGGCCGCCGACATGCTGCGGGACGCGGATATCGCCATGTACGAGGCCAAGTCCCGCGGCAAAGGCTGCCATGCGCTCTTCTCGCACGAGATGCGTGATGCCGTGCGCTATCGGATGCAGCTCGAGAATGCGCTGCGGGAAGCGATCGGCACCGAGCAGATGTATCTCGCGTATCAGCCGATCGTGTCGCTCGAGGATCGGCGGCTCGAGAGCGTGGAGGTGCTGTTGCGCTGGAAACATCCCGAACTGGGGACGATTCCTCCGTCGGAGTTCATCCCGATCGCGGAGGAGACCCGTCTGATTCTTCCGCTGTCGGATATCGTGTTGCGCGAGGCCTGTCGGCAGTTCATGGCCTGGCAACGTGAAGCACCGGAGCTCGCACCGCGATATCTCAGCGTGAATCTCTCGCGTGTACAACTCGCCGATGCGCAGGTGGCCGCCCGCACCTTCGCGATTCTCGAGGAAGCCGGCATGCCGCCGGAATGCCTGCAACTCGAAGTCACGGAATCGCACATCATGCAGCAGCGGTCGATGGCCACGGATCTGCTGGCGCAATTCAAGGCGCACGGTCTGCGACTGGCCATGGACGATTTCGGGACGGGATATTCGTCGCTGTCCTGTCTCCAGGAATACCCTTTCGATGTGCTCAAGGTCGACCGGACACTGACGGAGAACATCAGCCGGGGACGGGGCTATTCGGCCTTGCTGCACGCCGTGATGTCGCTGGCGGACAACCTCGGTCTGGAAGTCGTGGCGGAAGGCATCGAACGGGTGGAGCAGCTCGTGCTGCTGCAGGCGCTGGGATACACATATGGGCAGGGATACCTGCTCGCGCGACCGCTCCGGGCGGACGCGCTGGTGGCGTGGTGGAATGCCAACGCCAGCTCACGGGAGGCGGCATGA
- a CDS encoding ATP-binding protein — translation MSEPSPAVSLRPVRLRVWWGDVLQFVVITVLVELALYEAVVLAPIDLSDGMRGLLNALGLALIIGPLVGWTLYRRHVDARLSRVRTGTFRVPGSPHRRVRIAVHCSLLVFAALVGAALWGYLEIERNRRDDGELAALVEANHIDSLTGRFQALQQHQAESAHRRIHAAWVMAAFFVAMLVGIALVVIEPAVRLLRRQHLAVTTRSVELEQARVQAEAANHSKSEFLANMSHEIRTPLTAILGHADLLHEEAVSGGASSERLQALETIQRAGGHLLTVLNDILDISRIEAGRLDIEHVEAELPAMLLEVESLMRARAATKGLMLETRLSTEVPTRILVDPTRLRQILMNLTGNAVKFTDHGRVTIEAGVESSAGRNWFVVTIDDTGPGMSEEQATQLFQPFTQADGSVTRRHGGTGLGLIISRRLAALMGGDVRLIHTAPGRGSRFELRLPLLAVPDAERTAELDSTRQLSTVSGDARDGKHDANRTNVPALRGRILLAEDGEDNQRLIALLLRVAGAEVTVVPNGRQALEALDWAAAAGAPFDLLITDMQMPEMDGYTLAGTLRAQGAGIPIVALTAHAMAEDRQRCLDAGCDDYASKPIDRQALIATCARWLRSQEEIFPVILHSEMTGDPDLAPLVARFADALPQRVATIADALQEGRLDRAAHAAHQLKGAAGSYGYPAVSDLARKLERQLEQQIGQTTTNDGSTGCESTLEQLQHLALAARRGAEAMGSTMTSESTSECVT, via the coding sequence ATGTCCGAACCGTCTCCCGCCGTATCACTTCGCCCGGTGCGCCTGCGCGTCTGGTGGGGCGATGTGCTGCAGTTCGTGGTGATCACGGTACTGGTGGAACTCGCGCTCTACGAGGCGGTGGTTCTCGCCCCGATCGATCTCAGTGACGGGATGCGCGGGCTGCTCAATGCGCTCGGGCTCGCGCTCATCATCGGCCCGCTCGTGGGATGGACGCTCTACCGGCGTCATGTCGATGCCCGCCTCAGTCGTGTCCGGACGGGGACCTTCCGCGTACCCGGGAGCCCGCATCGACGCGTGCGGATCGCTGTTCATTGCTCGCTGCTCGTGTTCGCGGCGCTGGTGGGCGCGGCGCTGTGGGGCTATCTCGAAATCGAGCGAAACCGCCGTGACGATGGTGAACTGGCGGCGCTGGTCGAAGCCAATCACATCGATTCGCTGACCGGCCGGTTTCAGGCGCTGCAGCAGCATCAGGCCGAGTCGGCCCACCGCCGGATTCACGCGGCGTGGGTGATGGCGGCGTTTTTCGTGGCCATGCTCGTCGGCATCGCCCTCGTGGTCATCGAACCCGCCGTACGGCTGTTGCGCCGTCAGCATCTGGCGGTGACCACGCGGAGCGTGGAGCTCGAGCAGGCGCGGGTCCAGGCCGAGGCCGCCAATCACAGCAAGAGTGAATTCCTGGCCAACATGAGTCATGAGATCCGCACACCGTTGACGGCCATTCTGGGGCACGCGGATCTGCTGCACGAAGAGGCGGTGTCGGGTGGGGCGTCGTCGGAACGGCTGCAGGCGCTGGAGACCATCCAGCGGGCCGGCGGACATCTGCTCACGGTGCTCAACGACATTCTCGACATCTCCCGCATCGAAGCGGGCCGTCTCGACATCGAACACGTGGAGGCGGAGCTTCCGGCCATGCTGCTGGAGGTGGAGAGTCTCATGCGCGCCCGTGCGGCGACGAAGGGACTGATGCTCGAAACACGCCTCTCGACCGAGGTGCCGACGCGGATTCTCGTCGATCCGACCCGGCTCCGGCAGATTCTCATGAATCTGACGGGCAACGCCGTGAAGTTCACCGACCACGGCCGGGTGACCATCGAGGCCGGTGTGGAATCGTCGGCCGGCCGGAACTGGTTCGTCGTGACCATCGACGATACGGGTCCGGGCATGTCCGAGGAGCAGGCCACGCAGCTCTTCCAGCCCTTCACGCAGGCCGATGGCTCGGTGACGCGGCGGCATGGGGGAACGGGGCTGGGGCTCATCATCTCGCGCCGGCTGGCCGCACTCATGGGCGGCGATGTGCGACTGATCCACACCGCGCCCGGACGGGGATCGCGCTTCGAACTGCGTCTGCCGCTGCTCGCGGTGCCCGATGCCGAACGTACCGCGGAACTCGACAGCACGCGGCAACTGAGCACCGTGAGCGGGGATGCGCGGGACGGCAAACACGATGCGAATCGTACCAATGTCCCGGCATTGCGCGGACGGATTCTGCTGGCGGAGGACGGTGAGGACAATCAGCGTCTCATTGCGCTGTTGCTGCGTGTGGCCGGGGCGGAGGTGACCGTGGTGCCCAACGGACGACAGGCGCTGGAGGCCCTGGACTGGGCCGCGGCAGCCGGCGCGCCATTCGATCTGCTCATCACCGACATGCAGATGCCGGAGATGGACGGTTATACACTGGCGGGTACGCTGCGGGCGCAGGGCGCCGGCATTCCGATCGTCGCACTGACGGCGCATGCCATGGCCGAAGACCGCCAGCGCTGTCTCGATGCCGGTTGTGACGACTATGCCAGCAAGCCGATCGATCGGCAGGCGCTGATCGCCACCTGCGCCCGGTGGCTGCGAAGCCAGGAGGAAATTTTCCCGGTGATTCTGCACAGCGAGATGACGGGGGATCCCGATCTGGCACCGCTCGTCGCACGATTTGCCGATGCGCTTCCGCAGCGTGTGGCGACGATTGCCGATGCATTGCAGGAGGGACGTCTCGATCGGGCCGCCCATGCCGCGCACCAGCTCAAAGGCGCCGCGGGCAGCTACGGATACCCGGCGGTGAGTGATCTGGCGCGAAAGCTCGAACGGCAGCTGGAGCAGCAGATCGGGCAGACGACGACCAATGACGGATCGACCGGATGCGAGTCGACCCTGGAGCAATTGCAACACCTGGCGCTCGCGGCACGACGCGGCGCGGAGGCGATGGGCTCCACCATGACTTCCGAAAGCACTTCCGAGTGTGTGACATGA
- the queG gene encoding tRNA epoxyqueuosine(34) reductase QueG: MSLSDRLIAQAYGLGFDAVGIAALGEPETREAFDRWIAAEHHGTMGYLAGDGATLRQDSRRPHPGATHAVVLAASYGGQEPSGVFARYARGDDYHEYLRERVRELHHWLEHETGERIDARPYVDSGPVLERDLAQRAGLGWFGKNTMLITPRAGSFVFLASLFVAYPLEPSVPFEADRCGRCTRCLDACPTEALTAPRQLDARRCISYLTIELREEIPESLRSAVGSWIYGCDICQDVCPWNERFSQPIRFEAFRARPFFDDGDPRALARSILMMDADDYRTTFRGSAIKRAKLWMLQRNACVVLGNVGTPDDLPTLEAMTAHEHPIVCSHAAWAIDRIVHRGDDGRITDRDRDHTAISSRPM, encoded by the coding sequence TTGTCGCTGAGCGATCGCCTCATCGCGCAAGCCTACGGCCTGGGCTTCGACGCCGTGGGTATCGCGGCGCTGGGTGAACCGGAAACGCGCGAAGCCTTCGACCGGTGGATCGCCGCGGAACATCATGGCACGATGGGATATCTCGCCGGGGATGGCGCGACCCTGCGGCAGGACAGCCGACGGCCCCATCCCGGCGCCACGCATGCCGTCGTCCTGGCCGCATCGTACGGAGGACAGGAGCCTTCCGGTGTGTTTGCCCGATATGCCCGCGGAGACGACTACCACGAATACCTGCGCGAACGTGTGCGCGAGCTGCATCACTGGCTCGAGCACGAAACCGGGGAACGCATCGATGCCCGCCCCTATGTGGACAGTGGCCCGGTCCTCGAGCGCGATCTGGCCCAGCGCGCGGGACTCGGCTGGTTCGGCAAGAACACGATGCTCATCACACCGCGCGCGGGCTCGTTCGTGTTTCTGGCCTCGCTGTTCGTCGCCTATCCGCTCGAACCGAGCGTACCGTTCGAGGCCGATCGCTGCGGACGCTGCACCCGCTGTCTCGACGCCTGTCCCACGGAAGCCCTCACGGCCCCGCGCCAACTCGACGCGCGTCGCTGCATCAGCTATCTGACCATCGAGTTGCGCGAGGAGATTCCCGAGTCGTTGCGTTCGGCGGTCGGCTCGTGGATCTATGGCTGCGACATCTGCCAGGACGTCTGTCCGTGGAATGAGCGATTCAGTCAGCCCATCCGGTTCGAGGCCTTTCGTGCCCGTCCGTTCTTCGACGACGGCGACCCGCGCGCGCTGGCCCGGTCGATTCTCATGATGGACGCCGACGACTACCGCACGACGTTCCGCGGGTCGGCCATCAAACGTGCCAAACTCTGGATGCTGCAACGCAATGCCTGCGTCGTCCTGGGCAATGTCGGCACACCGGACGATCTGCCCACCCTCGAAGCCATGACGGCGCACGAGCACCCGATCGTGTGCTCACACGCCGCCTGGGCGATCGATCGCATTGTTCACCGCGGTGACGATGGTCGCATCACGGATCGCGACCGGGACCACACGGCGATCAGCTCCCGGCCGATGTGA
- a CDS encoding helix-turn-helix domain-containing protein, with the protein MTRRVRTDRSDRAVPLAGEARSRLLDAAARVFAEHGAAGATTKRIAEVAGVNEVTLFRIFGSKDALLDAALHACAEEAAPTRLPTWPVDPQQELAEWCDAEIRRLSRASKFWRQCLAETGERRHHADDAGTVLAASADIVRGYVDRLSRQTLLVDAAEREAAISMLVSAVMSDALARDEVPIFGWLPRDTAAARYSRTFLRSIGWPVDEMLTASGAPARLRWEWFEPSEWFDADEAPEVTSAGS; encoded by the coding sequence ATGACCAGACGTGTGCGGACGGATCGATCGGATCGTGCGGTTCCACTGGCCGGGGAGGCGCGTTCGCGCCTCCTCGATGCCGCGGCCCGGGTATTCGCGGAGCACGGCGCCGCCGGCGCCACCACGAAGCGCATTGCCGAAGTGGCGGGGGTGAACGAAGTGACGCTCTTCCGGATCTTCGGTTCGAAAGACGCGTTGCTCGACGCCGCGCTGCATGCCTGCGCGGAGGAGGCGGCACCCACACGGTTGCCGACGTGGCCGGTCGATCCCCAGCAGGAACTGGCGGAGTGGTGCGACGCCGAAATCCGTCGTCTGTCGCGGGCGTCGAAGTTCTGGCGCCAGTGCCTGGCCGAAACGGGTGAGCGACGGCATCACGCCGATGACGCCGGCACCGTGCTGGCGGCCAGTGCCGATATCGTGCGGGGCTACGTCGATCGGCTGTCGCGACAGACGCTGCTGGTGGACGCCGCGGAACGTGAGGCGGCCATCAGCATGCTGGTGTCGGCCGTGATGAGTGATGCGCTGGCCCGCGACGAAGTGCCGATCTTCGGGTGGTTGCCACGGGACACCGCCGCCGCGCGGTACAGTCGGACGTTTCTCCGCAGTATCGGATGGCCCGTGGACGAGATGCTGACTGCTTCCGGTGCGCCAGCGCGTCTGCGGTGGGAGTGGTTCGAACCATCGGAGTGGTTCGATGCCGATGAAGCCCCGGAAGTCACATCGGCCGGGAGCTGA
- a CDS encoding efflux RND transporter permease subunit — MSTQSPGQSPGHGTGGGGLSGVAIRRPVFTTMIMVGLIVLGIFGYRRLAIDEFPDVDIPVVTVQTVYPGASAEVIEREVSRRMEEAFNPVQGVDRITSVSLEGVSQVIVEFDLGRDVDVAAQDIRTKIETIRRDLPQDIDPPIVQKLDPQAQPILSLALSSKTMPLVNLTTYADEDLRRQLEAVSGVGEVRLAGGLAREIRVNLMPAELEARGITVPEVMAALQAQNLEVPAGRVEQGANERIVRVTGRITDAHQFEDVIVALRNGQPVRVRDVARVEIGTEEERSLSLVNGERAVSIDVVKVSGANTVAVADGVQAALAKLRPTLPAGVELQVIRDNSVNIRHSVDDVIKELLLGALLTIVIVMLFLNDWKATAITSLALPVSVISSFVLMSILGFTLNMITLMALSLSIGILIDDAIVVVENIVRHREMGRDHFTAARTGTTEIVLAVLATTLAIVAVFVPVAFMQGIIGRFFYQFGLTVAWAVLVSLFVSFTLTPMLSAWWGVNPHTAGAHGNVITRTIGSFNTWFDRQATKYRSVITWALNHRKSTMAIAVASLVGAFALVPFIGGGFMPDTDNSEFVVQIETPEGQSLAYTREKAQLAIGTLRALPEVAYTYTTVGSGATGTVTKGEIYVKLTPAADRSRSQQEVMVTAREQLASLHGLRSSVLVAGGLGGSVAPIAVEIRGPDVNELQRISQLAMTEMQQIPGVVDIKSSLGDPKPEYRVVLDREVANRVGLDISGAAATIRPLMAGQTATRWEDPTGEERDVVVQLAPEFRQTLDDIGAIPVPTATRGVGGVATVPLREVARIEQGEAPAQIDRKSLSRIVTIAANTAPELSLSDASTQITARLKSVPLPAGYSISLGGETEQLAETAGYVVETLVLAIILIFLILASQFESFTQPVAIMLSLPLSLVGVLLALIITGSTLNMMSMIGVIMLMGLVVKNAILLVDNANERRAGGAGRFEALVEAGAVRLRPITMTTLAMVVGMIPVALGLGEGGGFRAPMARAVIGGLITSTMLTLVVVPVAYSYLDDIGAWVKRRVVSPEREREIDAEREAAGLTAGPTWGD; from the coding sequence ATGTCCACACAATCTCCCGGACAATCCCCAGGGCACGGCACGGGTGGCGGTGGCCTGAGCGGCGTGGCGATCCGTCGGCCGGTGTTCACGACGATGATCATGGTGGGACTCATCGTGCTCGGCATCTTCGGCTATCGCCGGCTTGCCATCGACGAGTTCCCCGATGTCGACATCCCCGTGGTGACTGTCCAGACGGTGTATCCCGGCGCGTCGGCGGAAGTGATCGAACGTGAAGTCTCGCGGCGCATGGAGGAAGCGTTCAATCCCGTGCAGGGCGTGGACCGCATCACCTCGGTGTCGCTGGAAGGTGTGTCGCAGGTGATCGTGGAGTTCGACCTGGGGCGCGATGTCGACGTCGCGGCGCAGGACATCCGCACGAAGATCGAGACCATCCGCCGGGATCTGCCCCAGGACATCGATCCGCCCATCGTGCAGAAGCTCGATCCGCAGGCCCAGCCCATTCTCTCGCTGGCGCTGTCCAGCAAGACGATGCCGCTGGTGAACCTCACGACCTATGCCGACGAGGATCTGCGCCGACAGCTCGAAGCGGTTTCCGGTGTGGGTGAGGTGCGGCTGGCGGGTGGCCTGGCGCGCGAGATCCGCGTGAATCTGATGCCGGCCGAACTCGAGGCGCGCGGCATCACCGTGCCCGAGGTGATGGCCGCGTTGCAGGCCCAGAATCTCGAAGTGCCGGCCGGACGCGTGGAGCAGGGCGCGAACGAGCGCATCGTCCGTGTGACGGGACGCATCACCGACGCCCATCAGTTCGAAGACGTGATCGTAGCGCTGCGCAACGGACAACCGGTGCGTGTACGCGATGTGGCGCGAGTGGAGATCGGCACGGAGGAGGAACGTTCGCTCTCGCTCGTCAACGGTGAGCGCGCTGTGTCCATCGACGTGGTGAAAGTCTCGGGCGCCAACACCGTGGCCGTGGCCGACGGGGTGCAGGCGGCGCTCGCGAAGCTGCGGCCCACGTTGCCGGCCGGTGTGGAACTCCAGGTCATCCGTGACAACTCGGTGAACATCCGCCACTCGGTGGACGACGTCATCAAGGAACTGCTGCTCGGCGCGCTGCTCACCATCGTCATCGTCATGCTCTTCCTGAACGACTGGAAGGCCACGGCGATCACGTCGCTCGCCCTGCCGGTGTCGGTGATCTCGTCGTTCGTGCTCATGAGCATCCTGGGCTTCACGCTCAACATGATCACGCTGATGGCGCTGTCGCTGTCCATCGGTATCCTGATCGACGACGCCATTGTGGTGGTGGAGAACATCGTGCGTCATCGCGAGATGGGGCGCGATCATTTCACCGCGGCACGCACGGGCACGACGGAAATCGTGCTGGCCGTGCTTGCGACGACGCTGGCCATCGTGGCCGTGTTCGTGCCCGTGGCGTTCATGCAGGGCATCATCGGCCGCTTCTTCTATCAGTTCGGTCTGACCGTGGCGTGGGCCGTGCTGGTGTCGCTGTTCGTGTCCTTCACCCTGACGCCCATGCTGAGCGCCTGGTGGGGAGTGAATCCGCACACGGCCGGCGCACACGGCAACGTGATCACCCGCACCATCGGGTCGTTCAACACCTGGTTCGATCGGCAGGCGACGAAGTACCGCTCGGTCATCACGTGGGCCTTGAATCACCGCAAGTCGACCATGGCGATCGCCGTGGCCAGCCTGGTGGGGGCATTCGCGCTCGTGCCCTTCATCGGCGGCGGCTTCATGCCCGACACCGACAACTCCGAGTTCGTCGTGCAGATCGAGACGCCGGAGGGCCAGAGCCTGGCTTACACGCGCGAGAAGGCGCAGTTGGCCATCGGGACGCTGCGCGCGTTGCCCGAAGTCGCGTACACTTATACCACGGTTGGCTCGGGCGCGACGGGTACTGTCACCAAGGGCGAGATCTATGTGAAACTCACGCCGGCTGCCGACCGTTCGCGGTCGCAGCAGGAAGTGATGGTGACGGCCCGCGAGCAACTGGCTTCGCTGCACGGGCTGCGGTCGAGCGTGCTCGTGGCCGGTGGACTGGGGGGATCGGTGGCGCCTATCGCCGTGGAAATCCGTGGCCCCGACGTGAACGAACTGCAGCGCATCTCGCAGCTGGCCATGACCGAGATGCAGCAGATCCCGGGCGTGGTGGACATCAAGTCGTCGTTGGGTGATCCCAAGCCCGAGTATCGTGTCGTACTCGATCGTGAGGTGGCCAATCGCGTCGGTCTCGACATCAGCGGGGCGGCGGCCACCATCCGTCCGCTGATGGCCGGCCAGACCGCCACGCGGTGGGAAGACCCCACCGGTGAAGAGCGTGATGTGGTGGTGCAATTGGCGCCCGAGTTCCGGCAGACGCTCGACGATATCGGAGCGATCCCCGTCCCCACGGCGACCCGGGGCGTGGGTGGTGTGGCCACCGTGCCGCTGCGTGAGGTCGCGCGTATCGAACAGGGTGAGGCACCGGCGCAGATCGACCGCAAGAGTCTGTCCCGTATCGTGACCATCGCGGCGAACACGGCGCCCGAGCTCTCGCTCTCGGACGCGTCCACGCAGATCACTGCGCGTCTCAAGAGTGTGCCGCTGCCGGCGGGCTATTCGATCTCACTCGGCGGCGAAACCGAGCAGCTGGCGGAAACCGCCGGCTATGTGGTGGAAACGCTGGTACTGGCGATCATCCTGATCTTCCTCATCCTCGCGTCGCAGTTCGAATCGTTCACACAGCCCGTGGCGATCATGCTGTCGCTGCCGCTGTCGTTGGTGGGCGTGCTGCTGGCGCTCATCATCACCGGTTCCACGCTCAACATGATGTCGATGATCGGTGTGATCATGCTCATGGGGCTCGTGGTGAAGAACGCGATTCTGCTGGTGGACAACGCCAACGAACGCCGGGCAGGCGGCGCCGGTCGTTTCGAAGCGCTGGTGGAAGCCGGGGCCGTGCGACTGCGTCCGATCACCATGACCACACTGGCCATGGTGGTGGGCATGATTCCGGTGGCGCTGGGGCTTGGTGAGGGCGGTGGGTTCCGCGCGCCGATGGCCCGCGCGGTGATCGGCGGTCTGATCACCTCGACGATGCTGACTCTCGTGGTGGTGCCGGTGGCATACAGCTATCTCGACGACATCGGCGCGTGGGTGAAGCGTCGTGTGGTGTCGCCGGAGCGTGAGCGGGAGATCGACGCGGAGCGTGAAGCCGCAGGGCTCACGGCGGGTCCCACCTGGGGAGACTGA